The proteins below are encoded in one region of Salvelinus alpinus chromosome 27, SLU_Salpinus.1, whole genome shotgun sequence:
- the LOC139556410 gene encoding centrosomal protein of 170 kDa protein B-like isoform X5: protein MSVTSWFLVSSSATRHRLPREMIFVGREDCELMLQSRSVDKQHAVINYNPATDEHLVKDLGSLNGTFVNDLRIPDQIYITLKLSDVIRFGYDSHVYVLEKSQHKVPEEALKHEKYTSQLQMGLRASEGKRAEHLDDKSKLEKTDRKSLSQETPTSRPTPLYGQPSWWGEEDAASKRQHSEGHRSEEGHPEIPKEGSALDSEVNGSLLEYRDAQGKSSFSYHREPSYFEIPTKEFQLHPKSPGAELHEIPTKDTDTPHAPPTPTSPTPPVVQSHASFTIEFDDCTPGKIKIKDHVTKFSSRQRKQQQVSGKSLATTPTEVMSAECKVADWLVHSDVRMMRRRPTCEDVYSVKSDQAVNIKSLKGHHHDDGTQSDSEDPVLGKGKRRKSHHRIQSQHSIQSELSQSELSEPSQQTVRSYQLVQSQQTVQSHHSIQSDQSVPSQQTVLSVQPHQTVQSDPSQMLLQPHFSPPKLTPVSPVVPERPLSESPPEVGSPTMGRSKPDPQEPLSQQAFIIEFFDNPRKKRSQSFTANPAHADSYSTLKAKLERRKGGERPNSMHGHMPPTQQVTVPLKGHGGPLRSSSLKREKTEEPLSGGSASSSSGSGPSSRTSSGITIKPFGSVGKKSKLAQEFAAEFLMKDAAHRALSPTRDKTSPPMSAPPVMMMSPSRTRIPSPLDPPSSVSYPSTPSQTTAPRSYSPTPAPHSPALALSQPPSRSPVQTASPVRSAVPSTTPLMPLGLGVVRNEEEDSLSDAGTYTIETESQDKEVEEARNMIDQVFGVLDSPEYSGAGVYRPIINDGKDEPAMLRPSDASTVDQMKAVSMHGFNPAALSGAPSGPFQFPTLFQVPSSNTAAQEEGPKWVSRWASLADSCAEPSCTPPQGEFAEGDLRLMSRLMPSHSMDNSESEASQSCRIRRLLPQVPPGDRDKPESPTPSILIRHEPPYPGPETPLERSSGTPRHQDSTQRLCVQDDVDPDSLSDASRSDDGSVLERTRKSQERTSGATSPGDTGPHYRGQDKLSPSQPTKSTSFYIGSEECSLVKPDLARSPFLSQGPERGRDIPAKTSPTTVLIRHLSSHEPRRLGIKPNNSAPNLHSQQDKESKDPSKDSLGTSSFVRQESFTKEQPSDDIQIKRLPHISSHPTLRDMEQRRETAKDPQPFLRDAADASLSSLEVKLPSSGSGHSSKRGGSSSHMDDSLSGESDVDTASTVSLVSNKNTPVTTGPKKRTAARSSSSPSVQEKGHRQPTARERLSEKRRSHAAAGDNSSSKAEQAKRFQMRRSTGNCGSLDLSEDQQSSGQHWPDTASDHETSSRPASRNKKLIAPLQKEDNGKTPKSAAQQALIRSNSLSAPRPTRASMLRRARLEETSDNDGTETDRGSQNSDHIGAPSKVSADGKKLLSRLDILAMPRKRAGSFTTPSDNESSITTPSTRPGFSNRSAESTGPVRKTSVGEAGAKQGVTRGSGAPGKQPFTRTRSSGTKYSSTTSSRQRQKGSDYTSTSEEEYEASSGTPKHKRSSHMSAATQTPRAQKEKAAAEVARSKSGSLELEEDEVQNEDDHYQNWTTHSAEIAKLSQDLAKDLAILAREIHDVAGDGDSQSSSGMGTNPSPSSAPNTPGPASTIPISSREERPCTSLRGVLPSQLVQHIPEASLNYQKVLLSPGSTAVMDLDPNMNDQEPSSKPRWNREEVILDNLMLNPVSQLSQAIRENTEQLAEKMKVLFHNKTEAWEEIEAKINAENEVPILKTSNKEISSILNELRRVQKQLESKGDQQHCGTRWSWQWEP from the exons ATGAGCGTGACATCATGGTTCCTGGTCAGCAGCTCTGCCACCCGCCACCGTCTTCCACGGGAGATGATCTTCGTGGGCCGGGAGGACTGTGAGCTGATGCTGCAA TCTCGAAGTGTGGACAAGCAGCATGCCGTCATCAACTACAACCCTGCTACCGATGAGCACCTGGTCAAAGACCTGGGCAGCCTCAATGGA ACCTTTGTGAATGACCTGAGGATCCCAGACCAGATTTACATTACCCTCAAGCTATCTGATGTCATTCGCTTCGGATATG ATTCTCATGTGTACGtcctggagaagagccaacacaAAGTCCCAGAGGAGGCACTCAAG CATGAGAAGTACACCAGCCAGCTGCAGATGGGTCTGAGAGCCTCAGAGGGGAAGAGGGCTGAGCACCTGGATGACAAGTCCAAGCTAGAGAAGACGGACAGGAAATCTCTGTCTCAAG AGACTCCAACCTCCCGGCCCACTCCATTGTATGGCCAGCCCTCATGGTGGGGGGAGGAGGATGCGGCCAGCAAAAGACAACACAGTGAGGGACACCGGTCAGAGGAGGGTCACCCAG AGATTCCAAAAGAAGGTTCAGCGTTAGATTCAGAGGTGAATGGCTCCCTGTTAGAGTACAGGGACGCTCAGGGCAAGTCCAGCTTCTCCTACCATCGGGAGCCCAGCTACTTTGAGATCCCTACCAAGGAGTTTCAGCTGCATCCCAAGTCCCCGGGGGCAGAGCTCCACGAGATCCCCACCAAGGACACGGACACGCCCCATGCCCCTCCCACCCCCACCTCGCCCACTCCCCCCGTGGTGCAGAGCCACGCCTCCTTCACCATAGAGTTTGACGACTGCACCCCAGGCAAGATCAAGATCAAGGACCATGTCACCAAGTTCTCCTCGCGCCAGAGGAAACAGCAGCAGGTATCCGGCAAATCTCTGGCCACCACGCCCACTGAGGTGATGTCAGCCGAGTGCAAGGTAGCAGATTGGTTGGTGCACAGTGATGTCAGAATGATGAGAAGGCGTCCCACGTGTGAGGATGTTTACAGTGTCAAGAGTGACCAGGCTGTAAACATCAAGAGCCTCAAAG GACACCACCATGACGATGGGACCCAGAGTGATTCTGAGGACCCGGTTTTAGGGAAAGGGAAGCGACGCAAGTCACACCACCGGATCCAGTCGCAACATTCGATCCAGTCTGAGCTTTCCCAGTCAGAGCTGTCAGAACCGTCACAACAGACTGTGCGGTCATACCAATTAGTTCAGTCACAGCAGACAGTCCAGTCGCACCATTCAATTCAGTCTGACCAGTCAGTGCCGTCACAACAGACAGTGCTGTCAGTCCAACCACACCAGACAGTCCAGTCAGATCCATCACAAATGTTACTCCAGCCTCACTTTTCTCCGCCCAAACTGACCCCAGTCTCTCCTGTGGTCCCTGAGAGGCCCCTGTCTGAAAGCCCGCCTGAGGTTGGCTCCCCCACCATGGGCCGCTCTAAGCCCGACCCCCAGGAGCCACTCAGCCAGCAAGCATTCATCATAGAGTTCTTCGACAACCCGCGCAAAAAGCGCTCCCAGTCCTTCACGGCCAACCCCGCCCACGCAGACTCTTACTCCACCCTCAAGGCCAAGCTGGAGCGGCGGAAGGGCGGGGAGAGGCCAAACTCCATGCACGGACACATGCCCCCCACCCAGCAGGTGACTGTTCCTCTGAAGGGCCATGGCGGGCCCCTGAGGTCGAGCTCCCTGaagagggagaagacagaggagCCCCTGAGTGGAGGTAGTGCCTCCTCTTCCTCCGGTTCTGGGCCTTCCTCTCGCACCTCCTCTGGCATCACCATCAAGCCGTTTGGCAGTGTGGGGAAGAAGTCCAAGCTGGCCCAGGAGTTTGCAGCAGAATTCCTGATGAAGGATGCAGCCCACAGAGCATTGTCCCCCACCAGAGATAAGACGTCTCCTCCCATGTCCGCTCCCCCGGTGATGATGATGTCACCCTCTCGCACCCGCATTCCGTCTCCCTTAGACCCCCCTTCCTCTGTTTCCTATCCCTCCACCCCCTCGCAAACCACTGCACCACGTTCCTACTCTCCAACTCCTGCCCCTCATTCCCCAGCCCTAGCCCTCTCCCAGCCCCCGTCTCGCAGCCCTGTCCAGACTGCCTCCCCAGTTCGCTCAGCCGTCCCCTCCACGACCCCTCTAATGCCGCTGGGTCTGGGGGTGGTGAGGAACGAAGaagaggacagtctgagtgatgcCGGCACGTACACCATCGAAACAGAGTCCCAGGACAAAGAGGTGGAGGAGGCACGCAACATGATCGACCAG GTGTTTGGTGTCCTCGACTCACCGGAGTACAGTGGTGCCGGAGTGTATAGACCCATCATTAATGATGGCAAGGACGAGCCGGCAATGCTCCGGCCTAGTGACGCTAGCACTGTGGATCAAATGAAAGCAGTGTCTATGCATGGCTTTAACCCAGCCGCTCTCAGTGGGGCCCCTTCAGGCCCCTTCCAG TTTCCTACACTGTTTCAGGTGCCGTCTTCTAACACTGCAGCACAGGAGGAGGGGCCTAAGTGGGTTTCTCGCTGGGCCAGTCTGGCAGACAGCTGTGCAGAACCAAGCTGTACTCCACCTCAAGGGgaatttgcagagggag ATTTACGATTGATGAGTCGGTTGATGCCTAGCCACAGCATGGATAACTCTGAGTCAGAGGCGAGCCAGAGTTGTAGGATCAGGAGGCTGCTTCCCCAGGTTCCCCCTGGAGACAGAGACAAGCCAGAAAGCCCCACCCCCAGCATCTTGATCCGCCACGAACCCCCCTACCCAGGCCCCGAAACCCCCCTGGAGAGGAGTAGTGGTACGCCCCGGCATCAGGACTCCACCCAGAGGCTGTGCGTCCAGGACGATGTAGACCCAGACAGCCTGAGTGATGCCAGCCGCTCTGACGATGGCTCTGTGCTGGAGAGGACCAGGAAGAGCCAGGAGAGGACGAGTGGCGCTACCTCGCCCGGGGACACTGGACCTCACTATAGGGGTCAAGATAAGCTGTCTCCGTCTCAACCTACCAAGTCCACCTCTTTTTACATTGGTTCTGAGGAATGCAGCTTAGTCAAGCCGGACCTGGCCCGAAGCCCTTTTCTGTCTCAGGGGCCTGAGAGGGGGCGAGACATCCCTGCCAAAACCTCCCCCACCACCGTCCTCATCAGGCACCTGAGCAGCCACGAGCCCCGGAGGTTGGGCATCAAGCCAAACAACTCAGCCCCCAACCTCCACTCCCAGCAGGACAAGGAGTCTAAAGACCCCAGTAAAGACTCTCTAGGGACTTCCTCGTTTGTCAGGCAGGAGAGCTTCACCAAGGAGCAACCCAGTGACGACATCCAGATTAAGAGGCTCCCCCACATCTCCAGTCACCCCACCCTGAGGGAcatggagcagaggagagagactgcaAAGGACCCACAGCCCTTCCTCCGGGATGCAGCAGacgcctctctctcctccctggagGTCAAGTTACCCTCCTCAGGCTCCGGACACAGTTCTAAGAGAGGAGGTTCCTCCAGTCACATGGACGACTCTCTGTCTGGGGAATCCGATGTGGATACAGCCAGCACCGTCAGCCTGGTCAGCAACAAGAACACCCCCGTCACCACAGGCCCCAAGAAGAGGACGGCCGCCAGGTCCTCCTCCAGTCCGTCTGTCCAGGAGAAGGGCCACCGCCAGCCCACAGCCCGCGAGCGCCTGTCAGAGAAACGCCGCAGCCACGCAGCTGCCGGTGATAACTCCAGCAGCAAGGCCGAGCAGGCCAAGCGCTTCCAGATGCGGCGCAGCACGGGGAACTGCGGTTCCCTGGACCTATCAGAGGACCAGCAGAGTTCTGGCCAGCACTGGCCTGACACGGCCTCTGACCATGAGACCAGCTCCCGGCCCGCCAGCCGCAACAAGAAGCTCATAGCTCCCCTACAGAAAGAGGACAATGGGAAGACCCCCAAGAGTGCAGCACAGCAGGCGCTGATCCGCTCCAACAGCCTGTCAGCACCACGGCCCACCAGAGCATCCATGCTGCGCAGGGCACGCCTGGAAGAGACCTCTGACAATGATGGTACAGAGACTGACCGGGGATCCCAGAACTCAGACCACATCGGTGCTCCCTCCAAGGTGTCTGCTGACGGGAAGAAGCTCCTCTCCAGACTGGACATCTTGGCCATGCCCAGGAAGCGAGCAGGCTCCTTCACTACGCCTAGTGACAACGAGTCCTCCATCACCACCCCTTCAACCCGGCCTGGCTTCTCCAACCGGAGTGCAGAATCAACTGGGCCGGTCAGGAAGACATCAGTGGGTGAAGCAGGGGCAAAGCAGGGGGTCACAAGAGGGTCCGGAGCCCCTGGGAAGCAGCCCTTCACACGCACACGCTCCAGCGGGACTAAATACTCCAGCACAACCA GTTCCCGTCAAAGGCAGAAGGGTTCAGACTACACCTCCACATCTGAAGAGGAATATGAGGCCAGCTCTGGAACCCCCAAACACAAACGCTCCTCCCACATGTCTGCTGCCACACAGACCCCCCGGGCCCAGAAGGAGAAAGCTGCTGCAGAAGTTGCCCGGTCCAAGTCCGGCTCACTGGAGTTGGAGGAGGACGAGGTCCAGAATGAGGATGACCACTACCAGAACTGGACCACACACAGCGCCGAGATAGCAAA GCTCAGTCAGGACTTGGCCAAGGACCTTGCCATCCTGGCCCGTGAGATTCATGACGTGGCGGGGGACGGGGACTCTCAAAGTTCCTCTGGAATGGGCACCAACCCCTCCCCCAGCTCTGCACCCAACACGCCCGGGCCCGCATCCACCATACCCATCTCTAGCCGGGAAGAG aGGCCATGTACATCTTTGCGAGGGGTCCTCCCATCTCAG CTGGTCCAACATATTCCTGAGGCCAGCTTAAACTACCAGAAGGTTCTACTATCGCCAGGTTCCACCGCTGTCATGGACCTGGATCCTAACATGAATGACCAAGAGCCAAGCTCTAAGCCACGGTGGAACCGTGAAGAG
- the LOC139556410 gene encoding centrosomal protein of 170 kDa protein B-like isoform X3 produces the protein MSVTSWFLVSSSATRHRLPREMIFVGREDCELMLQSRSVDKQHAVINYNPATDEHLVKDLGSLNGTFVNDLRIPDQIYITLKLSDVIRFGYDSHVYVLEKSQHKVPEEALKHEKYTSQLQMGLRASEGKRAEHLDDKSKLEKTDRKSLSQETPTSRPTPLYGQPSWWGEEDAASKRQHSEGHRSEEGHPEIPKEGSALDSEVNGSLLEYRDAQGKSSFSYHREPSYFEIPTKEFQLHPKSPGAELHEIPTKDTDTPHAPPTPTSPTPPVVQSHASFTIEFDDCTPGKIKIKDHVTKFSSRQRKQQQVSGKSLATTPTEVMSAECKVADWLVHSDVRMMRRRPTCEDVYSVKSDQAVNIKSLKGHHHDDGTQSDSEDPVLGKGKRRKSHHRIQSQHSIQSELSQSELSEPSQQTVRSYQLVQSQQTVQSHHSIQSDQSVPSQQTVLSVQPHQTVQSDPSQMLLQPHFSPPKLTPVSPVVPERPLSESPPEVGSPTMGRSKPDPQEPLSQQAFIIEFFDNPRKKRSQSFTANPAHADSYSTLKAKLERRKGGERPNSMHGHMPPTQQVTVPLKGHGGPLRSSSLKREKTEEPLSGGSASSSSGSGPSSRTSSGITIKPFGSVGKKSKLAQEFAAEFLMKDAAHRALSPTRDKTSPPMSAPPVMMMSPSRTRIPSPLDPPSSVSYPSTPSQTTAPRSYSPTPAPHSPALALSQPPSRSPVQTASPVRSAVPSTTPLMPLGLGVVRNEEEDSLSDAGTYTIETESQDKEVEEARNMIDQVFGVLDSPEYSGAGVYRPIINDGKDEPAMLRPSDASTVDQMKAVSMHGFNPAALSGAPSGPFQFPTLFQVPSSNTAAQEEGPKWVSRWASLADSCAEPSCTPPQGEFAEGDLRLMSRLMPSHSMDNSESEASQSCRIRRLLPQVPPGDRDKPESPTPSILIRHEPPYPGPETPLERSSGTPRHQDSTQRLCVQDDVDPDSLSDASRSDDGSVLERTRKSQERTSGATSPGDTGPHYRGQDKLSPSQPTKSTSFYIGSEECSLVKPDLARSPFLSQGPERGRDIPAKTSPTTVLIRHLSSHEPRRLGIKPNNSAPNLHSQQDKESKDPSKDSLGTSSFVRQESFTKEQPSDDIQIKRLPHISSHPTLRDMEQRRETAKDPQPFLRDAADASLSSLEVKLPSSGSGHSSKRGGSSSHMDDSLSGESDVDTASTVSLVSNKNTPVTTGPKKRTAARSSSSPSVQEKGHRQPTARERLSEKRRSHAAAGDNSSSKAEQAKRFQMRRSTGNCGSLDLSEDQQSSGQHWPDTASDHETSSRPASRNKKLIAPLQKEDNGKTPKSAAQQALIRSNSLSAPRPTRASMLRRARLEETSDNDGTETDRGSQNSDHIGAPSKVSADGKKLLSRLDILAMPRKRAGSFTTPSDNESSITTPSTRPGFSNRSAESTGPVRKTSVGEAGAKQGVTRGSGAPGKQPFTRTRSSGTKYSSTTSSRQRQKGSDYTSTSEEEYEASSGTPKHKRSSHMSAATQTPRAQKEKAAAEVARSKSGSLELEEDEVQNEDDHYQNWTTHSAEIAKLSQDLAKDLAILAREIHDVAGDGDSQSSSGMGTNPSPSSAPNTPGPASTIPISSREELVQHIPEASLNYQKVLLSPGSTAVMDLDPNMNDQEPSSKPRWNREEVILDNLMLNPVSQLSQAIRENTEQLAEKMKVLFHNKTEAWEEIEAKINAENEVPILKTSNKEISSILNELRRVQKQLEMINSIVEPGGAGSGNPKVAAVATAASGGQATRSPSRQKKSPSKPTGLGDRQRGAGPSTSPTTSKPNANESTKRTTRGPKGANFMA, from the exons ATGAGCGTGACATCATGGTTCCTGGTCAGCAGCTCTGCCACCCGCCACCGTCTTCCACGGGAGATGATCTTCGTGGGCCGGGAGGACTGTGAGCTGATGCTGCAA TCTCGAAGTGTGGACAAGCAGCATGCCGTCATCAACTACAACCCTGCTACCGATGAGCACCTGGTCAAAGACCTGGGCAGCCTCAATGGA ACCTTTGTGAATGACCTGAGGATCCCAGACCAGATTTACATTACCCTCAAGCTATCTGATGTCATTCGCTTCGGATATG ATTCTCATGTGTACGtcctggagaagagccaacacaAAGTCCCAGAGGAGGCACTCAAG CATGAGAAGTACACCAGCCAGCTGCAGATGGGTCTGAGAGCCTCAGAGGGGAAGAGGGCTGAGCACCTGGATGACAAGTCCAAGCTAGAGAAGACGGACAGGAAATCTCTGTCTCAAG AGACTCCAACCTCCCGGCCCACTCCATTGTATGGCCAGCCCTCATGGTGGGGGGAGGAGGATGCGGCCAGCAAAAGACAACACAGTGAGGGACACCGGTCAGAGGAGGGTCACCCAG AGATTCCAAAAGAAGGTTCAGCGTTAGATTCAGAGGTGAATGGCTCCCTGTTAGAGTACAGGGACGCTCAGGGCAAGTCCAGCTTCTCCTACCATCGGGAGCCCAGCTACTTTGAGATCCCTACCAAGGAGTTTCAGCTGCATCCCAAGTCCCCGGGGGCAGAGCTCCACGAGATCCCCACCAAGGACACGGACACGCCCCATGCCCCTCCCACCCCCACCTCGCCCACTCCCCCCGTGGTGCAGAGCCACGCCTCCTTCACCATAGAGTTTGACGACTGCACCCCAGGCAAGATCAAGATCAAGGACCATGTCACCAAGTTCTCCTCGCGCCAGAGGAAACAGCAGCAGGTATCCGGCAAATCTCTGGCCACCACGCCCACTGAGGTGATGTCAGCCGAGTGCAAGGTAGCAGATTGGTTGGTGCACAGTGATGTCAGAATGATGAGAAGGCGTCCCACGTGTGAGGATGTTTACAGTGTCAAGAGTGACCAGGCTGTAAACATCAAGAGCCTCAAAG GACACCACCATGACGATGGGACCCAGAGTGATTCTGAGGACCCGGTTTTAGGGAAAGGGAAGCGACGCAAGTCACACCACCGGATCCAGTCGCAACATTCGATCCAGTCTGAGCTTTCCCAGTCAGAGCTGTCAGAACCGTCACAACAGACTGTGCGGTCATACCAATTAGTTCAGTCACAGCAGACAGTCCAGTCGCACCATTCAATTCAGTCTGACCAGTCAGTGCCGTCACAACAGACAGTGCTGTCAGTCCAACCACACCAGACAGTCCAGTCAGATCCATCACAAATGTTACTCCAGCCTCACTTTTCTCCGCCCAAACTGACCCCAGTCTCTCCTGTGGTCCCTGAGAGGCCCCTGTCTGAAAGCCCGCCTGAGGTTGGCTCCCCCACCATGGGCCGCTCTAAGCCCGACCCCCAGGAGCCACTCAGCCAGCAAGCATTCATCATAGAGTTCTTCGACAACCCGCGCAAAAAGCGCTCCCAGTCCTTCACGGCCAACCCCGCCCACGCAGACTCTTACTCCACCCTCAAGGCCAAGCTGGAGCGGCGGAAGGGCGGGGAGAGGCCAAACTCCATGCACGGACACATGCCCCCCACCCAGCAGGTGACTGTTCCTCTGAAGGGCCATGGCGGGCCCCTGAGGTCGAGCTCCCTGaagagggagaagacagaggagCCCCTGAGTGGAGGTAGTGCCTCCTCTTCCTCCGGTTCTGGGCCTTCCTCTCGCACCTCCTCTGGCATCACCATCAAGCCGTTTGGCAGTGTGGGGAAGAAGTCCAAGCTGGCCCAGGAGTTTGCAGCAGAATTCCTGATGAAGGATGCAGCCCACAGAGCATTGTCCCCCACCAGAGATAAGACGTCTCCTCCCATGTCCGCTCCCCCGGTGATGATGATGTCACCCTCTCGCACCCGCATTCCGTCTCCCTTAGACCCCCCTTCCTCTGTTTCCTATCCCTCCACCCCCTCGCAAACCACTGCACCACGTTCCTACTCTCCAACTCCTGCCCCTCATTCCCCAGCCCTAGCCCTCTCCCAGCCCCCGTCTCGCAGCCCTGTCCAGACTGCCTCCCCAGTTCGCTCAGCCGTCCCCTCCACGACCCCTCTAATGCCGCTGGGTCTGGGGGTGGTGAGGAACGAAGaagaggacagtctgagtgatgcCGGCACGTACACCATCGAAACAGAGTCCCAGGACAAAGAGGTGGAGGAGGCACGCAACATGATCGACCAG GTGTTTGGTGTCCTCGACTCACCGGAGTACAGTGGTGCCGGAGTGTATAGACCCATCATTAATGATGGCAAGGACGAGCCGGCAATGCTCCGGCCTAGTGACGCTAGCACTGTGGATCAAATGAAAGCAGTGTCTATGCATGGCTTTAACCCAGCCGCTCTCAGTGGGGCCCCTTCAGGCCCCTTCCAG TTTCCTACACTGTTTCAGGTGCCGTCTTCTAACACTGCAGCACAGGAGGAGGGGCCTAAGTGGGTTTCTCGCTGGGCCAGTCTGGCAGACAGCTGTGCAGAACCAAGCTGTACTCCACCTCAAGGGgaatttgcagagggag ATTTACGATTGATGAGTCGGTTGATGCCTAGCCACAGCATGGATAACTCTGAGTCAGAGGCGAGCCAGAGTTGTAGGATCAGGAGGCTGCTTCCCCAGGTTCCCCCTGGAGACAGAGACAAGCCAGAAAGCCCCACCCCCAGCATCTTGATCCGCCACGAACCCCCCTACCCAGGCCCCGAAACCCCCCTGGAGAGGAGTAGTGGTACGCCCCGGCATCAGGACTCCACCCAGAGGCTGTGCGTCCAGGACGATGTAGACCCAGACAGCCTGAGTGATGCCAGCCGCTCTGACGATGGCTCTGTGCTGGAGAGGACCAGGAAGAGCCAGGAGAGGACGAGTGGCGCTACCTCGCCCGGGGACACTGGACCTCACTATAGGGGTCAAGATAAGCTGTCTCCGTCTCAACCTACCAAGTCCACCTCTTTTTACATTGGTTCTGAGGAATGCAGCTTAGTCAAGCCGGACCTGGCCCGAAGCCCTTTTCTGTCTCAGGGGCCTGAGAGGGGGCGAGACATCCCTGCCAAAACCTCCCCCACCACCGTCCTCATCAGGCACCTGAGCAGCCACGAGCCCCGGAGGTTGGGCATCAAGCCAAACAACTCAGCCCCCAACCTCCACTCCCAGCAGGACAAGGAGTCTAAAGACCCCAGTAAAGACTCTCTAGGGACTTCCTCGTTTGTCAGGCAGGAGAGCTTCACCAAGGAGCAACCCAGTGACGACATCCAGATTAAGAGGCTCCCCCACATCTCCAGTCACCCCACCCTGAGGGAcatggagcagaggagagagactgcaAAGGACCCACAGCCCTTCCTCCGGGATGCAGCAGacgcctctctctcctccctggagGTCAAGTTACCCTCCTCAGGCTCCGGACACAGTTCTAAGAGAGGAGGTTCCTCCAGTCACATGGACGACTCTCTGTCTGGGGAATCCGATGTGGATACAGCCAGCACCGTCAGCCTGGTCAGCAACAAGAACACCCCCGTCACCACAGGCCCCAAGAAGAGGACGGCCGCCAGGTCCTCCTCCAGTCCGTCTGTCCAGGAGAAGGGCCACCGCCAGCCCACAGCCCGCGAGCGCCTGTCAGAGAAACGCCGCAGCCACGCAGCTGCCGGTGATAACTCCAGCAGCAAGGCCGAGCAGGCCAAGCGCTTCCAGATGCGGCGCAGCACGGGGAACTGCGGTTCCCTGGACCTATCAGAGGACCAGCAGAGTTCTGGCCAGCACTGGCCTGACACGGCCTCTGACCATGAGACCAGCTCCCGGCCCGCCAGCCGCAACAAGAAGCTCATAGCTCCCCTACAGAAAGAGGACAATGGGAAGACCCCCAAGAGTGCAGCACAGCAGGCGCTGATCCGCTCCAACAGCCTGTCAGCACCACGGCCCACCAGAGCATCCATGCTGCGCAGGGCACGCCTGGAAGAGACCTCTGACAATGATGGTACAGAGACTGACCGGGGATCCCAGAACTCAGACCACATCGGTGCTCCCTCCAAGGTGTCTGCTGACGGGAAGAAGCTCCTCTCCAGACTGGACATCTTGGCCATGCCCAGGAAGCGAGCAGGCTCCTTCACTACGCCTAGTGACAACGAGTCCTCCATCACCACCCCTTCAACCCGGCCTGGCTTCTCCAACCGGAGTGCAGAATCAACTGGGCCGGTCAGGAAGACATCAGTGGGTGAAGCAGGGGCAAAGCAGGGGGTCACAAGAGGGTCCGGAGCCCCTGGGAAGCAGCCCTTCACACGCACACGCTCCAGCGGGACTAAATACTCCAGCACAACCA GTTCCCGTCAAAGGCAGAAGGGTTCAGACTACACCTCCACATCTGAAGAGGAATATGAGGCCAGCTCTGGAACCCCCAAACACAAACGCTCCTCCCACATGTCTGCTGCCACACAGACCCCCCGGGCCCAGAAGGAGAAAGCTGCTGCAGAAGTTGCCCGGTCCAAGTCCGGCTCACTGGAGTTGGAGGAGGACGAGGTCCAGAATGAGGATGACCACTACCAGAACTGGACCACACACAGCGCCGAGATAGCAAA GCTCAGTCAGGACTTGGCCAAGGACCTTGCCATCCTGGCCCGTGAGATTCATGACGTGGCGGGGGACGGGGACTCTCAAAGTTCCTCTGGAATGGGCACCAACCCCTCCCCCAGCTCTGCACCCAACACGCCCGGGCCCGCATCCACCATACCCATCTCTAGCCGGGAAGAG CTGGTCCAACATATTCCTGAGGCCAGCTTAAACTACCAGAAGGTTCTACTATCGCCAGGTTCCACCGCTGTCATGGACCTGGATCCTAACATGAATGACCAAGAGCCAAGCTCTAAGCCACGGTGGAACCGTGAAGAG